One Aegilops tauschii subsp. strangulata cultivar AL8/78 chromosome 7, Aet v6.0, whole genome shotgun sequence genomic window carries:
- the LOC109750230 gene encoding polyadenylate-binding protein 2 isoform X2 — protein sequence MEDEEHEVYGQEIPVDGEDVDMGAGGDDAAKLHELDEMKRRLKEMEEEAAALREMQAKVAKEMQGGDPNATTSEAKEEMDSRSVFVGNVDYACTPEEVQQHFNSCGTVNRVTILTDKFGQPKGFAYVEFVEAEAIQEAVKLSESELHGRQIKVAPKRTNVPGLKQPRGGRGFNPYGGHPYMRPYPPPFYNPYGGYGRAPRFRRPRRPFY from the exons ATGGAGGACGAGGAGCACGAGGTGTACGGCCAGGAGATCCCCGTCGACGGCGAGGACGTCGACATGGGCGCCGGGGGCGACGACGCCGCCAAG CTGCACGAGCTCGACGAGATGAAGCGCCGTCTCAAGGAGATGGAGGAGGAGGCCGCTGCCCTCCGCGAGATGCAGGCCAAGGTCGCCAAGGAGATGCAAG GCGGAGATCCTAACGCGACCACATCTGAAGCAAAAGAAGAGATGGATTCTCGTTCTGTTTTTGTTGGAAAT GTTGACTATGCATGCACTCCAGAAGAAGTGCAGCAGCATTTTAATTCCTGCGGAACCGTCAACCGAGTGACTATCCTGACTGACAAGTTTGGGCAGCCTAAAGGTTTTGCTTATGTTGAATTTGTTGAAGCAGAAGCTATCCAGGAAGCTGTCAAGCTGAGTGAGTCAGAGCTTCATGGTCGGCAAATCAAG GTAGCACCGAAGCGAACTAACGTTCCTGGGTTGAAGCAGCCCCGAGGGGGCCGAGGATTCAACCCATATGGCGGCCACCCCTACATGAGGCCATATCCTCCACCGTTTTACAATCCTTATGGTGGTTATGG GAGAGCTCCCAGGTTCCGCCGTCCGCGCAGGCCTTTCTACTAA
- the LOC109750230 gene encoding polyadenylate-binding protein 2 isoform X1: MEDEEHEVYGQEIPVDGEDVDMGAGGDDAAKVRDAPVAAAATRPAPLSRSRTPNPNAGTDPIRVQLHELDEMKRRLKEMEEEAAALREMQAKVAKEMQGGDPNATTSEAKEEMDSRSVFVGNVDYACTPEEVQQHFNSCGTVNRVTILTDKFGQPKGFAYVEFVEAEAIQEAVKLSESELHGRQIKVAPKRTNVPGLKQPRGGRGFNPYGGHPYMRPYPPPFYNPYGGYGRAPRFRRPRRPFY; the protein is encoded by the exons ATGGAGGACGAGGAGCACGAGGTGTACGGCCAGGAGATCCCCGTCGACGGCGAGGACGTCGACATGGGCGCCGGGGGCGACGACGCCGCCAAGGTTCGTGatgcgcccgtcgccgccgccgcgactCGCCCTGCCCCTCTCTCCCGGTCCCGGACCCCAAACCCTAACGCCGGTACTGACCCTATTCGTGTCCAGCTGCACGAGCTCGACGAGATGAAGCGCCGTCTCAAGGAGATGGAGGAGGAGGCCGCTGCCCTCCGCGAGATGCAGGCCAAGGTCGCCAAGGAGATGCAAG GCGGAGATCCTAACGCGACCACATCTGAAGCAAAAGAAGAGATGGATTCTCGTTCTGTTTTTGTTGGAAAT GTTGACTATGCATGCACTCCAGAAGAAGTGCAGCAGCATTTTAATTCCTGCGGAACCGTCAACCGAGTGACTATCCTGACTGACAAGTTTGGGCAGCCTAAAGGTTTTGCTTATGTTGAATTTGTTGAAGCAGAAGCTATCCAGGAAGCTGTCAAGCTGAGTGAGTCAGAGCTTCATGGTCGGCAAATCAAG GTAGCACCGAAGCGAACTAACGTTCCTGGGTTGAAGCAGCCCCGAGGGGGCCGAGGATTCAACCCATATGGCGGCCACCCCTACATGAGGCCATATCCTCCACCGTTTTACAATCCTTATGGTGGTTATGG GAGAGCTCCCAGGTTCCGCCGTCCGCGCAGGCCTTTCTACTAA